The following DNA comes from bacterium.
CTTTGGTGTTCGCAGCGCTTGATGCAATTGCACAACAAAAAAATAGACTTGAAGTTATTAAATACGCCGGCTCTTTAATTCCGGCTCGTTTTAGACTTTCTCCGGTTGCAGGTAATCACCTCCTAAGGTTGATAACTGCGTGGAGATCAATAAGGAACTAACCGCATAAAGAAAAGTTTGCTTCTGCTAATCTTTACTTTTTGGAAACGTAATCAATGATTTTTTCCCAATCAAGAGTGTTCTTCGTATAGAAAAGTTCAACAACATCCTTTGTCATTTCATTGATTTTCTTTACATACAATTCCTTAAAAACATCATCTCGTTTTTTGGCTTCTTTATCGAGTGGCTGAATGATTTTCTTATACAATTGATCGTCCCCGGAGATAAGTTCCCAAAAAGATTGGCCGCAAATTTTGTAATAACTAAGATCGGGGTCTTTATTTACTTTGTGTGGATTATTATCTCGTCCATAAATACACCCGTTGACAGAAACGATACTGTTTTTATTTAATTCGGCGCGAAGAAACTTTTTGGCAACTTTTAAGTTCTTTTTCATCGTATTAACCTGGTCGGAGTTACCCCAATTTGGCCCAGACTTAATACCAACGATATATGTTTTCTTATCTCGTTCAAATATCAAATCCACGCTTCTGTA
Coding sequences within:
- a CDS encoding PmeII family type II restriction endonuclease; amino-acid sequence: MKKLNYEKLNAFIASDVIKPFYEIRLHRLESAKLSDISKRKNPYLFKAKNIETAGDLAKSTLDAFLSSQEETIFGDLMENLAIHVCHEVFKGKKAEEGKYRSVDLIFERDKKTYIVGIKSGPNWGNSDQVNTMKKNLKVAKKFLRAELNKNSIVSVNGCIYGRDNNPHKVNKDPDLSYYKICGQSFWELISGDDQLYKKIIQPLDKEAKKRDDVFKELYVKKINEMTKDVVELFYTKNTLDWEKIIDYVSKK